The region CGCCCTGTCGGTTACAGCTTGTGTACAGTCTCGCTGTCAGGAGGTGTGGTGTGCACAGCATTGAGGGGATTTCCCCTcaaggtggttggtggtggatgctgttgttgtggatTTGCCATGGTTGCGATGGCATCACAGCACAGATGTGCAGAGTCCTACCAGGTGATAGAGAGAGTCCCCATGCCGTGACCCCTCGGTTGCCAATCATTGTTTGGTGCTTGATATACATTCGAGAAGGCAGCTGATGGCGATTTCACAAGAACGGGCCTTCTGGCCTCATGTGGTCCCAACATACACATCAACTACACCCTCTGGAAAGAGATGTTTGtttaaagaaaaggagaatCCAAAGAAGATAAATATAACCATTTCAGCTGACCACACAGCTCAGAGAAACAACCCctcatatatatatatatatatatatatatatatattttacaCATAAATCACGAAAgacctctccttcccccttccaaaATTATGAATGACAGTAGAATAAAAGACATAAATCCGTCATCATTATAAAATCTCACTTTCCCCGTTGAAACATAAAAAGTAGATATCTCCATCCCTCTCATTCTAGCCAAGTCATGGACTCATCTCCCGTATCTTTTTAGACCAGaatcaccaaaaaaaattTGAAATAAATGGATGTAATAGGAGCCGGCAAGATTTAGTCCGTATCCATCGCATCCGGCGGGACCGGCGATCCAAGCGTCACCTCCGGCCGACGCAAGGCTTGGTATGGTTTAACTTCTAGTGACAACTCGGGGGGCTCTGACTTCTGCTGTTGTGGCTGGCCAGCCCCAACGCCGTTCGTTTCTTCCACTACGTCCATCGCGTCCTCCTTCGATGGCCGGGGCGGCACGGCGACTTGGATCTCGGAAGCAATCTCTGATTCGTGATCGGCGTGTGAGTTGGGCAGTTGCCCAGATGGCTCGGTTTTGGAGGTCTGGATCGacgaaggagctggagaagccTGTGCCGATGAAACCCGAGTGCTGGGCTCCTGCTGGTACAGTTGGGTGCGTTCTTCGCGGGTGGTCTGAACAACAGATGCCCTGTCGCTGTATTCGGAGCCTCTTCGGGAGTCTTCATCCATGTCGACATCCAGTTGAACATGTGAATCGTGCTCAAGCTCTTTGCCCTTCTCCGTTGCCGTCGTCGGCGTCCGGGCAACAGAATCTTTCCTCTCACTGGTGttcccacccccgccgcccgTCGTCTTTGGCGTAGAAGGAACGATGACGTTCAACACACAGTCATCCAAATGCTCATAAAACTCCTGGGCTGTAGCGAACTGGCTCTGGCAAATGCTGCACTTTGCCCCGGCAGCACCGGCTCGCGCGGACCCAGATGTCAAAATGAGCTTCCTGCTGTTCGGTGGTGTCTGCTCGACGTTGTGCACGGCTGTCAAGTGACGCTTGAAGACATCCGCCCGGTTGAAGGCCTTCTCGTAGGATGTCCCGGCACCAGGACAAAATGGGCAGATCATGGTGCCTTTGTAGTGTGTGAGGGCATGTCTATTCTTGTCGTATTTTCGCGCGAACCCCTTGGTATGATACTCGCAGGTCTCAATTGGGCACTTTTCAGGACGTTCCTCCATGTGGGTCAGCATGTGAGCTGCCAAGTCCTTGAAAACACGACCGCATTCTGGATGGGGGCAGCGGTTGcggacggaggaggatgccgaaGTAGGTGTGAGCTGTGACTCGTCGTTGCTCTTGAGGACCGGGGTCGGTGTCATGTAGGCACCCGGTGAGCTTTGTATGATCATAGGTGGTGGGCCAACTGGACCCCCTACTGAGCCGAGAGAGCCGAGGGGCCCAGCATGAGCCATCGGGCCGAACGAAGGGGCCAGCAGCGGCTGAGAGGGTACCGGGAGACCGtgtggatgtggatgtcCCAAGtgtgccggcggtggtggaggaggcgcagGGGCTAGGCGTGGTGCTTCTAGAACCGGTGGTGAGCGGCGCCGAGGTGGGGAGATAAAGTCATGGGTGTTCTTGTAATCATGCCCCTCGTCTTCTCCACTGGACGCGTCGTCCTGATCCTGTACGTCAATCGACTGCCGTACTTCCCGCATCCAGTCTTTCAAGATATTCATCGGCGGCCAATCCCCGCTCGCTTTACCGCCACGATGAGGATTGAAGTGAGCTCGTCTCAGATGCGCTGCTGCGTTGTAGTAGGCGCCGTAGCGTTTTTGGGTCACGCAGGCCTTGCATTTCGAGAGAGGTATCACGGGCTGGGGTGAATTAGGTGGGCCCTGAGGCTCTGTGCAAACCCATCTCTTGACCAGAGCAGCATGCTTGGCATCGTTGTGTCTTCTCAGTTCGTGTTCGCCACGGAAACCCTCAGGGTACTCGTTACATTTCGTGCAGTATACTCTCCGCAAAGGCGGCCTTTGGTATGATGGTCGAAGCCTCGGTGCCGCGATGGGCGAGGTCAGCCCACGACCAGCCTGTCTGGGGAACGTTGGGCTTTCGGCAACGGTGTGGCGCCTACCCATATCCATAGACTGTGGTGATGTGGGAAATCGGTCCGGCTCTCCTTTGAAAACATAAATATCCCTGTCGGCTTGTCCGGGGACGTTGGGGCCCCACGGGTGGGCAAGAGGTCTCATATCTGGCAGCGGCTTCCGCGGCTCTTCCGCAGGCTTGGCGATTGGGGGTAGGACGAAGGATCCTTGCCTTTGTGATGACCGCTGCTTCAAAAACCCATGGTAAACATTGCCCTCAATCTCTCCGCTCCCGAGAAACAGCAAGAAGTCTTTCGTACTTGTCAAACCACGCTCCGCCCAAGAGTTCCTTCCTAGGAACGCCCCAACTGAAGCGAGTAGCTCGCGGTCTTCGTTGTTCAGCTCTGATTCGTGGCCATCTAGTAACATGGTGGTAGAGGCTGCGAAGATGCAAACCAGAGCTTTGTAAACTGCGTGCATGGCCGATGTGGCAGGCTCTGTGGGCGAGTTAACGCGTGCTTGTGCGGCCCTGTCCACAAGCAACGTTCTGACGATGCTAAAGATGCAGAGTGAAAAGAAGCTTGCGAGCCAAGTCTTTGGGTCCAGCGTGTTGGATCTCATCATCTGAGTATCGAGAGAGTGCAGGAACTGCGTCATGCAATTGTAAAGCAACTGGAAACGTCCGTAGAGATCGGCATCGTCGAATATGACGTGGGTGCTCGAGCTGCTTGGCTCGCCGTGGATAGCTGGGTCGGGCAGCTGAAGGTCATAAAATAGCGCTTCTCGAAGCAGTAGTTTGGCCCGATACAGGACTGGATATGTCACCGCCTCCGACTCCCTGCTTGCCGAGAGAACGCCGCTCATTTTGAGAAGTTGCCAAAAGTTGTAGGTGCCACTCATATTCCAGCTTGCTGCCAATACGGTCAGGACCGGTGGAGGGCGGTCCACGGGCTCTTTGCCGAATGATGCCAGCGTTGGGTTGGATGGAGGTAAGCTGGCTAGATCTTCTGTCCACCAAAAACCATCATCAAAGTCCAGATCATCCTTGACCATCCTCGCGATTTCCGGTGCAATGACGAATGATCGTTCGAGAAATTCGTTCATGTTTCGGCGAATTGCAAGTGGGGAGGTCATGGGAGTCTGCGTGTGTCGAGGGGAAACGGCGGCTGAAGACAAGTGTTAGCTTCACAGCCGCTTGACAAGATAAAtcagcaaagaagaagagccaTACTGGGAAGCATAGTCTCCGTAAAGTTGGCGAGCGGTCCTCGATGACAGCCCAGAGCTTTCCAAAAATCATTGTCTGACGGGGCTGTTGGTTCAGGACAAAGTCCGCATGGATCATTGGAGTCACACTAAGACGGTCAGCGAACAAAGTACGAATCCTCAGTCGGCAGTAGCGCACTCACCCCCTTTTTCAAGACTTTACATCGAAGACATGGCCCGACCTCCCGGAGCAGCCGCAGCTCACCAATTGATTCCAACCGCGATTGCCCCACACGACTGCGCTTCAACGGTGGCAGCAAGGGATCGACCTCGGAATCGACTGACCCACGAGGGCCTGCCGGATGTTCGGGTACAAACGAATAGCTCCTTAGCGATTCGCGGTGGTCTTTTGCCGGAGGTTGACTGTTTGTTGCTATTGGCGCAAGCTGAATGTTGGGGCCTGGACGAGGTAGATACAAAGGAGATGGCTGCTTGCTGTAATCGGTGCTGTAATTTCGGTTGGTCTTCTCGGGGAAGACAAGCGGTGGTGTGCCGCTGACTGAGAGACCCGAGTCTCTTTTTTGGAGAGAGACATGCTCTCTCGAGTGTTGATCTCGGTCATCGTGAAGAGGATATCCGTAGATGTAGTGCATACACCTCTCGTCCCAACACTTGTAGGAGTGGTGAGTCCGAAAACCTAGAGGTACGCTATCCCTCAACCTCATTGCAGACACAACTGGGTCGAAGCGGGCAACGTTCCTGTCCAGCCATGCAGCATACCCT is a window of Podospora pseudopauciseta strain CBS 411.78 chromosome 1, whole genome shotgun sequence DNA encoding:
- a CDS encoding hypothetical protein (EggNog:ENOG503PBMQ; COG:S), whose amino-acid sequence is MAADNIAPLPLPASSSRPERNSLSVPPPPSSVLAAPVGAGGAPHHSPHPAPQYDPSLDPTIKHLLDQQAEIQAKLAVLLPQKYGPNIKVELEMLRHKHRVLRAYADENQLSNKIPLLSEIEEARTLQYNCECIEAACLEQGVDLQDPRFLDTLKYHYFRDQAPEGYAAWLDRNVARFDPVVSAMRLRDSVPLGFRTHHSYKCWDERCMHYIYGYPLHDDRDQHSREHVSLQKRDSGLSVSGTPPLVFPEKTNRNYSTDYSKQPSPLYLPRPGPNIQLAPIATNSQPPAKDHRESLRSYSFVPEHPAGPRGSVDSEVDPLLPPLKRSRVGQSRLESIGELRLLREVGPCLRCKVLKKGCDSNDPCGLCPEPTAPSDNDFWKALGCHRGPLANFTETMLPTAVSPRHTQTPMTSPLAIRRNMNEFLERSFVIAPEIARMVKDDLDFDDGFWWTEDLASLPPSNPTLASFGKEPVDRPPPVLTVLAASWNMSGTYNFWQLLKMSGVLSASRESEAVTYPVLYRAKLLLREALFYDLQLPDPAIHGEPSSSSTHVIFDDADLYGRFQLLYNCMTQFLHSLDTQMMRSNTLDPKTWLASFFSLCIFSIVRTLLVDRAAQARVNSPTEPATSAMHAVYKALVCIFAASTTMLLDGHESELNNEDRELLASVGAFLGRNSWAERGLTSTKDFLLFLGSGEIEGNVYHGFLKQRSSQRQGSFVLPPIAKPAEEPRKPLPDMRPLAHPWGPNVPGQADRDIYVFKGEPDRFPTSPQSMDMGRRHTVAESPTFPRQAGRGLTSPIAAPRLRPSYQRPPLRRVYCTKCNEYPEGFRGEHELRRHNDAKHAALVKRWVCTEPQGPPNSPQPVIPLSKCKACVTQKRYGAYYNAAAHLRRAHFNPHRGGKASGDWPPMNILKDWMREVRQSIDVQDQDDASSGEDEGHDYKNTHDFISPPRRRSPPVLEAPRLAPAPPPPPPAHLGHPHPHGLPVPSQPLLAPSFGPMAHAGPLGSLGSVGGPVGPPPMIIQSSPGAYMTPTPVLKSNDESQLTPTSASSSVRNRCPHPECGRVFKDLAAHMLTHMEERPEKCPIETCEYHTKGFARKYDKNRHALTHYKGTMICPFCPGAGTSYEKAFNRADVFKRHLTAVHNVEQTPPNSRKLILTSGSARAGAAGAKCSICQSQFATAQEFYEHLDDCVLNVIVPSTPKTTGGGGGNTSERKDSVARTPTTATEKGKELEHDSHVQLDVDMDEDSRRGSEYSDRASVVQTTREERTQLYQQEPSTRVSSAQASPAPSSIQTSKTEPSGQLPNSHADHESEIASEIQVAVPPRPSKEDAMDVVEETNGVGAGQPQQQKSEPPELSLEVKPYQALRRPEVTLGSPVPPDAMDTD